The Zymoseptoria tritici IPO323 chromosome 4, whole genome shotgun sequence genome includes the window GACGTCGACGTTGAGCTGTTCCTCCAGCTTCTCAAGCCAGGTTTGGGAGGTTGGGTGAGGCATGATGATCTCTGGTGGGTATTGAAAAAGGCAAGTTGAATGGCGGACTTCCAAATTGTGGGAAGGCTGAGGTTATAGCAATTCTTGAATGCAGCGCTGAGACAATGGCTCGGCTAACTTGCTTTCCTCAACGCTTGCGTTGGAGCTGGCCTGTACAGGAAGCTGAGCTACCCTGTGCAGGAGTTCGGCAGTCTGTACAGGGAGAGTGACTTCCCCAGTTTCCTGCGCAGGTCCGAAGCATGGCGATCGGGCCATATGATCTGCTCGGAACCAATGATGGGCTGGCTCCACCTGAACGCTTCCCGTAATAGCCACAGTGGAAGAGGGGAAGACGTGGTGGCAGTGCCGGAGTACAGCTCTCCGCTTCCGATTTTGCAAGAAGTTTGTGGAGACCCCAGGATATACCAAGTTTACCCCAGTCATCCCCGCATCGTCCTGTACAGGTCGATGCATGGGCATCCAGGCAGGAACTGGGCGGACATCAGGATGGCCACGCGATCATCTGATCATTTCTCTAGCCGTAGCCGTCATTGGCCGTCCGAGATGGATTTGCTTCATGCTTGTTCCTGGGCGCTGACCGGAATCGGTTCCAGTACCAATGCAATTTGGAAGACCTCGTGTCTGTGTTGGATGAGCGTACTACTTAAGTCATGCCTTCCTCATGCCTCGTTGGCACAAGCCACGGACTGCCAGACAGTGAGATCAAGCCTTTCTCTTTACCATCATGATGGACAGCGGCTCCATCCACAAGTCGCCTCACAACGATGTCAAGTTCGACACCAGTCCTGAACACGTGGAGCGCCAGGACTCCTTGGACGCCAAACCCTACAACGATGCCACCATCCGCAATCCTCTCGCGCATCTAGCGAAGGACCAGCTCGAACAACAGGTATCCCAGTTCTGCGCAACATATGGATTCCAGGAACGATTGGACCTTTTCCAGAAAGCTGCTTTGGTTGCTCAACGTCCGGAGCACTTCGAGGAGATTCCGGAGCTCTCGGAAGAGGATAAATATGTTCTTCGCCGAGAAGTTACCCATCGATGGCATCTTCCATGGCGCCTGTACATGTGCATCGGCATCGTCTCGCTTGGGTCGGCCATCCAGGGATGGGACAATACCGGAGCGAATGGAGCCAACCTCTCCTTTCCCGAGGAATTCGGCATCGCCCACAAGTCATGGTTGATCGGGACCATCAATGCGGCTCCGACAATCTTCGGGCTTGCGAGCGCCTGGGCAGCCGACCCTATCAACAATCTGCTGGGTCGTCGCGGAACCATATTCCTGACCAATCTTTTCGTCGTCTTCCCTGTTCTAGCGCAGGCTTTCACACAGAACTGGCAAGGTCTGATGATTTGTCGTCTCTTCATGGGACTCGGAATGGGAGTCAAGATCTCGACGATACCGGTGTACACTGCAGAGGTGGCGCCTGCCATCATTCGAGGTGGTTTGGTGACGAGCTTTCAACTGTTGGTGATCCTTCAATATTGGTATACGGGACTCTGCTGACTTCATCCCGTAGCTGGGTCGCCTTGGGCATCCTCGTCGGCTTCAGCTCGAACTTGTGCTTCAAGGATATCGGCAAGAACGCATGGCGCTTCCAGCTCGCTGCAGCTTTTGCACCCGCAGTACCAATGCTGTTCATCATTTGGCTTTGTCCAGGTATGAGATGTGATCTCGGAATGCGTGTCACTGCTGACCATGAGCAGAATCTCCTCGTTGGTACTTGAAAAAGAACAAGTACCAAAAGGCCTTCGAATCCTTCTGCCGACTTCGCAACACCGAACTCCAAGCCGCTCGTGAGCTCTACTTCGCACACGTCCAGATCATGGAAGAGAAAGAGGTCTTTACGGGCAAGACGTTCTTCAACCGGGCTTGGGAGTTGTTCTCCATCCCTCGTCTGCGCAGAGCGACAATAGCATCAGCATGGATCGTCATCAGTCAGCAGTTCTCTGGCGTAAGTAGTCCTGATCGCCGTCGTTGTTCCTTGCAGCTGACGAATGACAGATCAACATCATGGCGTTCtactcctccaccatcttctccgcgGCAGGCTACAGCAAAGATGCTTCGTTGTGGGGTTCGTGGGGCTTCGGGTTGGTGACGTTGGTTTTCGCCTTGCCGGCTGTTTATAGTGAGCACATTATCAGCATCGTAGCTGAAATTCGATTGACTGACCTTTGCACTCTAGCCATGGACACCTTCGGTCGACGCAACCTTCTCCTGCTCACATTTCCCAACATGGCCATGTGTTTGCTCGGCGCTGGTCTCTGCTTCCTCTTGCCGGTTGGCGACAGTGCCCGTGTGCCACTCattgccttcttcctctaTCTTTTCTCTGCACTTTATGGACCGGGTGAGGGAATCGTGCTCATTTATGTGTTGAGAAAGCCAACTGACTGTCCGCCTTCCAGGCATTGGCCCGATCCCGTCCATCtacttctccgaagccttccCACTCTCCCATCGAGAGATCGGCGCTGCTTTCACCATCTGCGTCAACAATGCCATGGGCAGTGCACTGGGTTTGACGTTTCCCTCGCTTCTTGATGCGATTACTCCTACCGGTGGTAAGAGATTCCGTATTCCGTACCATTGATGCACACTAACGCGATGACAGCATTCGGCTTTTACGCCGGTCTGAATATGGTCGCATTCGTCGTCATCTTCTTTGTCGTCAGAGAGACCAAGCAACTTACCCTCGAGGAACTTGACGATGTGTTCAGCGTTTCGACAGCGAGACATGCATCGTACCAAGTTCGTGTCTGGCTGCCCTGGTGGATCAAGCGGTGGATCTTCTGGCAGCGGAAAGCCGTCCTTGAGCCGCTCTATCGTCGGGAAACAATCTAGGTTCTGTCGTTCAATGGAGTGCTACCGCTTTCAGCAGTGTTTTCAGGTCTTCGGCAGTTGTGTGACGACATTGCTGTATGCCCAGTTTAGCTTGGCAGAGGCACAGAAAGGATACTCCTCCATCCAGCATCACCTCCAGTAAATCGAACACCCATGCAAGGTCTGGAGCACAAATGCGACTCCTGCTGATAGGCACTGCAATAGAACAAGGATGTCCTCGGAGTATTTTTCGACGCAGCCTCGAAGACTCCTCTGCCGCACAAGCCAAAGTCCCTGAAAGTTCCTGGTTCCTGGCCATGTTAATGCGAAGGGTCCTATTCTTGGCCGACATTGAGGAGGATAAACCGAAGCGACCGAGGAAGGTGGCTATGCAGATTGGCTACCGAGCCAGGTACGCACGTATGAGTGACACCGTGCCGCATTGGTGGAACTCCGGATCCAAGAGCAGTTCGGTGGCCAATGGCACGTGTAGGCGATGTATACACGAGCATGACCAGCCTTGTGATACCGTTGGATGCATGTACAATTCCCAGAACCAGCCAGACTCCGGAGTAATGAGGCCTATGCTGTTCCAGCCTCGCGCAATCTGTAGGTAGACACCTCTTCGACTGGGATCTTGAAGAGTTTTGTACGACAGTGATCCACTATTGTACTCCAATGTATGCACTCACTGCAGGAACCCGCCCACTGAAAATTCTTCGCTTGCGGTGCTCTGCATGAAGAATTTCAGCTTCAGATTGAGTGTTTATGCAACGAACAGGAAAGAGCAGAGCAAGGAAGCCAGTGGCTTCCTCCACTCCACATCGGTCAGTACACACCATTCTTTCCTTCTTTTCCAACTCAC containing:
- a CDS encoding uncharacterized protein (Membrane protein, sugar transporter) — its product is MDSGSIHKSPHNDVKFDTSPEHVERQDSLDAKPYNDATIRNPLAHLAKDQLEQQVSQFCATYGFQERLDLFQKAALVAQRPEHFEEIPELSEEDKYVLRREVTHRWHLPWRLYMCIGIVSLGSAIQGWDNTGANGANLSFPEEFGIAHKSWLIGTINAAPTIFGLASAWAADPINNLLGRRGTIFLTNLFVVFPVLAQAFTQNWQGLMICRLFMGLGMGVKISTIPVYTAEVAPAIIRGGLVTSFQLWVALGILVGFSSNLCFKDIGKNAWRFQLAAAFAPAVPMLFIIWLCPAESPRWYLKKNKYQKAFESFCRLRNTELQAARELYFAHVQIMEEKEVFTGKTFFNRAWELFSIPRLRRATIASAWIVISQQFSGINIMAFYSSTIFSAAGYSKDASLWGSWGFGLVTLVFALPAVYTMDTFGRRNLLLLTFPNMAMCLLGAGLCFLLPVGDSARVPLIAFFLYLFSALYGPGIGPIPSIYFSEAFPLSHREIGAAFTICVNNAMGSALGLTFPSLLDAITPTGAFGFYAGLNMVAFVVIFFVVRETKQLTLEELDDVFSVSTARHASYQVRVWLPWWIKRWIFWQRKAVLEPLYRRETI